Proteins from a genomic interval of Bradyrhizobium sp. CCBAU 53340:
- the rlmH gene encoding 23S rRNA (pseudouridine(1915)-N(3))-methyltransferase RlmH, which yields MRVAVIAVGRLKQGPERELADRYFERFDEAGRKLGFRELTIHEIPESRARDAATRMTEEAAAISAHVPDKSILVALDERGQNLDSTVFARHLGRWRDEGAGHTIFVIGGADGLSPELRRKAKLAIAFGSATWPHQMVRVMLLEQLYRAATILAGHPYHRA from the coding sequence ATGCGTGTTGCTGTCATTGCGGTGGGCCGGCTGAAGCAGGGCCCCGAACGGGAGCTTGCCGACCGCTATTTCGAGCGGTTCGACGAAGCCGGCCGCAAGCTCGGATTCCGCGAGCTCACCATTCACGAAATTCCGGAAAGCCGCGCGCGCGACGCCGCGACGCGAATGACCGAGGAAGCCGCGGCGATCTCAGCGCATGTCCCGGACAAATCGATCCTGGTGGCGCTGGACGAGCGCGGACAAAATCTCGATTCCACCGTATTCGCACGGCATCTGGGGCGCTGGCGCGACGAGGGCGCCGGGCATACTATCTTCGTGATCGGAGGGGCGGACGGACTTTCGCCCGAATTGCGCCGTAAGGCCAAACTCGCGATCGCGTTCGGCTCTGCGACCTGGCCGCATCAAATGGTCCGCGTCATGCTTCTGGAACAGTTGTATCGGGCCGCCACCATCCTGGCCGGCCACCCCTATCATCGCGCGTGA
- a CDS encoding divergent polysaccharide deacetylase family protein, whose protein sequence is MTETADDLSAPLGQDKPRRKRRLRLPFTVMQLLAVMLGLFLVTFAGFAIFNKDPLGGEPMTRIAIRDPKGGDKAAEEKPAAGHGAEPAQESKHATKEAPKQAGDQKTVTMIDGSTGERHDVVIGAGDAAGKGEPASAPPAIMAGIDPKLLEKSRYGMIPIISGDLKPFNVYAAEADRAKAAKMPVVAIVIGGLGVGAAKTTDAIMKLPGAVTLAFTPYGSDPGKLAERARAQRHEIFLQIPMEPYDFPDNDPGPQTLLTSLTPDQNTDRLYWHLSRMQGYAGIANFMGARFIATDPAMQPIIREASKRGLGFFDDGSSPRSIASQAAANLAVPFGKGDIALDAVPTTAEIDRALNKLESVARERGVAVGTASALPVSIDRVGAWIKTLSDRGILLVPLTTAMLKSKSS, encoded by the coding sequence ATGACTGAAACGGCCGATGATCTGAGCGCTCCGCTCGGACAGGACAAGCCGCGCCGGAAACGGCGGCTGCGGCTGCCGTTCACCGTCATGCAATTGCTGGCCGTCATGCTCGGCCTGTTCCTGGTTACCTTCGCGGGCTTTGCCATCTTCAACAAGGACCCGCTCGGCGGCGAGCCGATGACGCGGATCGCGATTCGCGATCCCAAAGGCGGTGACAAGGCGGCAGAAGAGAAGCCGGCCGCCGGTCACGGCGCAGAGCCCGCCCAAGAGAGCAAGCACGCGACCAAGGAAGCGCCGAAGCAGGCCGGCGACCAGAAGACCGTCACCATGATCGACGGCTCGACCGGCGAGCGCCACGACGTGGTGATCGGCGCGGGCGATGCTGCCGGCAAGGGCGAGCCGGCTTCCGCGCCGCCGGCCATCATGGCCGGGATTGATCCAAAACTGCTGGAAAAATCCCGCTACGGCATGATCCCCATCATCTCGGGCGATCTCAAGCCATTCAACGTCTACGCCGCCGAGGCTGACCGCGCCAAGGCCGCGAAAATGCCTGTGGTGGCGATCGTGATCGGCGGGCTCGGCGTCGGCGCCGCCAAGACCACCGATGCGATCATGAAGCTGCCGGGCGCGGTGACGCTGGCCTTCACACCTTATGGTTCTGACCCTGGAAAACTCGCCGAGCGCGCCCGCGCTCAGCGCCACGAGATCTTCCTGCAGATCCCGATGGAGCCCTACGACTTCCCCGACAACGATCCGGGCCCGCAGACGCTGCTGACCTCGCTCACCCCCGACCAGAACACCGACCGCCTCTACTGGCACCTGAGCCGGATGCAGGGCTATGCCGGCATCGCCAATTTCATGGGCGCCCGCTTCATCGCGACGGACCCGGCGATGCAGCCGATCATCCGCGAGGCTTCCAAGCGCGGCCTCGGCTTCTTCGACGACGGCTCCTCGCCGCGCAGCATCGCATCGCAGGCGGCGGCAAACCTGGCGGTGCCGTTCGGCAAGGGGGATATCGCGCTCGACGCAGTGCCGACCACGGCCGAGATCGACCGTGCCCTGAACAAGCTGGAATCGGTGGCCCGCGAGCGGGGCGTCGCCGTCGGCACCGCCTCTGCGCTGCCCGTCTCCATCGACCGGGTCGGAGCCTGGATCAAGACATTGAGCGACCGGGGTATTCTGCTGGTGCCATTGACAACCGCGATGCTGAAATCAAAATCCAGCTAA
- a CDS encoding nicotinate-nucleotide adenylyltransferase — protein sequence MSNNFVVPRFVAQAVPPHTEGMRIGLLGGSFNPPHQAHRAISRFALKRLQLDRVWWLVTPGNPLKENGHLHELGERMQAAREVADDPRIEVSCLESVIRTRYTIDTINTLRRRFSGLRFVWIMGADNLAQFHRWQDWRRIAGQVPIAVIDRPPQSFRALASPAAKALARYRLPENKAALLADQPAPAWVFLTGLKLNLSSTGLRNPDGSWKGMM from the coding sequence TTGAGCAACAACTTCGTCGTGCCGCGTTTCGTGGCGCAAGCGGTCCCGCCCCATACGGAGGGCATGCGCATCGGCCTGCTCGGCGGCTCGTTCAATCCGCCGCATCAGGCCCATCGCGCCATCAGCCGGTTCGCGCTCAAGCGACTGCAACTCGATCGCGTCTGGTGGCTGGTCACCCCGGGCAATCCGCTCAAGGAGAACGGCCATTTGCATGAGCTCGGCGAGCGCATGCAGGCGGCGCGCGAGGTTGCTGACGATCCCAGGATCGAGGTCAGCTGTCTCGAATCCGTCATTCGGACCCGCTATACTATCGACACGATCAACACCTTGCGCCGCCGCTTCTCGGGCCTGCGCTTTGTCTGGATTATGGGCGCCGACAATCTCGCTCAATTCCATCGTTGGCAGGACTGGCGGCGTATCGCCGGCCAAGTGCCGATTGCAGTCATCGATCGCCCGCCGCAAAGCTTTCGCGCCCTCGCCTCTCCAGCCGCCAAGGCGCTCGCCCGCTACCGCCTGCCGGAGAATAAGGCAGCGCTGCTCGCCGACCAGCCGGCGCCGGCCTGGGTGTTCCTGACGGGATTGAAGCTGAACCTGTCCTCAACCGGCCTACGGAACCCGGACGGGAGCTGGAAAGGTATGATGTGA
- a CDS encoding adenylate/guanylate cyclase domain-containing protein, with protein sequence MKRKIAAIFAADIAGYSRLVAEDEEETLRRLASYRSVVDDFIAKANGRIFNTAGDAVLAEFPSAVDAVRCAIDIQESLRTRNMAYPPSRQMSFRIGITIGDVVERDGDLLGDGVNIAARLEGLAEVGGICVSRAVHEQVANKLSVQFADIGAQEVKNIPTPVHAYMVAMRREDGTYATPQLKKVAKAAPAPNWMWPLVVGVVSVVAIGVGGFLYFAKLETGQVKSTAVAPRPAAAASPSATPTMAAKAPMPSPIPSSTATQTAAATTTPTPSPTAASTGKIVVSAVPFIGERQRGFLSNEYATAGDYKAYALNIGGFFGSALNQPTEEAARNAAVDQCQKRAAAAQSPRRCELYAVGNKVVYSHGEPPMPPQPWFRHDPITERAFVPKDFPMVRDQARTRLENLFAPAAKSRSVALGPGGQYFMALGATSVEDAARRSLESCGAIAGSACMTVVIDDVFVVPIPTLLRANGFFHAATNPSILADARDEVARKLGDGTGWNAVAVGTAGRPGLGLKAADEQTAVNGALADCAKHDSDCHVIAIGPFTVGPLN encoded by the coding sequence ATGAAACGCAAGATCGCAGCGATTTTCGCAGCCGATATTGCCGGTTACTCGAGACTGGTCGCGGAAGACGAAGAAGAGACGCTGCGGCGTCTGGCGTCCTATCGCTCCGTCGTCGACGATTTCATTGCAAAGGCAAACGGCCGCATCTTCAACACCGCCGGCGATGCCGTGCTCGCGGAATTCCCGAGCGCGGTGGACGCGGTGCGCTGCGCGATCGATATCCAGGAGTCCTTGCGCACCCGCAACATGGCCTATCCGCCGAGCCGGCAGATGTCGTTCCGCATCGGCATCACCATCGGTGACGTGGTCGAGCGCGACGGCGATCTGCTCGGCGACGGCGTCAACATCGCGGCAAGGCTCGAGGGGCTGGCGGAAGTCGGCGGCATCTGCGTCTCCCGCGCCGTGCATGAGCAGGTCGCCAACAAGCTGTCGGTGCAGTTCGCCGATATCGGCGCGCAGGAAGTGAAGAACATCCCGACGCCGGTGCACGCCTATATGGTGGCGATGCGGCGCGAGGACGGCACTTACGCCACGCCGCAGCTGAAGAAAGTCGCCAAGGCGGCGCCGGCGCCGAACTGGATGTGGCCGCTCGTGGTCGGCGTGGTCTCCGTCGTCGCGATCGGTGTCGGCGGCTTCCTCTATTTTGCCAAGCTCGAGACCGGTCAGGTCAAATCCACGGCGGTCGCGCCGCGCCCGGCCGCTGCGGCGTCACCCAGCGCAACGCCCACGATGGCGGCGAAGGCGCCGATGCCCTCGCCGATACCGTCATCGACAGCGACCCAAACGGCTGCGGCGACTACGACCCCAACGCCGTCACCGACCGCTGCGTCCACCGGCAAGATTGTCGTCAGCGCGGTGCCGTTCATCGGCGAGCGCCAACGTGGCTTTCTCAGCAACGAATATGCGACCGCCGGAGATTACAAGGCCTATGCCTTGAACATCGGCGGCTTCTTCGGCTCCGCGCTCAACCAGCCGACCGAAGAGGCCGCGCGCAACGCCGCGGTCGACCAATGCCAGAAGCGCGCGGCTGCCGCGCAATCGCCGCGGCGTTGCGAGCTCTATGCTGTCGGCAACAAGGTGGTCTACAGCCACGGGGAGCCGCCGATGCCGCCGCAACCCTGGTTTCGGCACGACCCCATCACCGAGCGCGCGTTTGTGCCGAAGGATTTTCCGATGGTGCGCGATCAGGCCAGGACCCGGCTCGAAAACCTGTTCGCACCGGCGGCAAAATCACGCTCGGTCGCGCTCGGTCCGGGCGGACAATATTTCATGGCGCTTGGCGCAACCTCGGTCGAAGATGCGGCGCGGCGTTCGCTGGAATCCTGCGGTGCGATCGCGGGCTCAGCCTGCATGACCGTGGTGATCGACGACGTCTTCGTCGTGCCGATTCCGACCCTGCTCAGGGCCAATGGCTTCTTCCACGCGGCGACCAATCCTTCGATCCTGGCCGATGCGCGCGACGAGGTGGCGCGCAAGCTCGGCGATGGCACGGGCTGGAATGCGGTCGCGGTTGGCACCGCAGGCCGTCCGGGTCTCGGCCTGAAGGCGGCCGATGAGCAGACCGCCGTCAACGGCGCCCTGGCCGACTGCGCCAAGCACGACAGCGACTGCCACGTCATCGCAATCGGCCCGTTCACGGTGGGACCGCTCAATTAG
- a CDS encoding F0F1 ATP synthase subunit epsilon, giving the protein MATFHFDLVSPEKLAFSGEVDQVDIPGVEGDFGVLAGHAPVVAAIRPGILTITTAGKHEKIIVLGGLAEVSEKGLTVLADVATSLAELDRAQFAETISEMEEGLKEHEGGELDQAIERLDHYKSIQQQLNTTAMH; this is encoded by the coding sequence ATGGCCACCTTCCACTTCGATCTCGTCTCTCCGGAAAAGCTCGCATTCTCGGGCGAAGTCGACCAGGTCGACATTCCCGGCGTCGAGGGTGACTTCGGCGTGCTGGCAGGTCATGCGCCTGTTGTGGCTGCGATCCGCCCGGGCATTCTCACCATCACCACTGCTGGCAAGCACGAGAAGATCATCGTGCTCGGCGGTCTTGCCGAGGTCTCGGAAAAGGGCCTGACCGTCCTCGCCGACGTCGCGACGTCGCTGGCCGAGCTCGATCGCGCCCAGTTCGCCGAGACCATCTCGGAGATGGAAGAAGGGCTGAAGGAGCACGAGGGCGGCGAGCTCGATCAGGCCATCGAGCGGCTCGATCACTACAAGAGCATCCAGCAGCAGCTCAATACCACGGCTATGCACTAA
- a CDS encoding RNA pyrophosphohydrolase, giving the protein MARYEDLPYRTCVGVMLINQKGLVFIGRRAGGVEHVDDSHVWQMPQGGVDPGEDNWEAAKRELYEETSVRSIERLGEVPDWLIYDIPRTVAGRAWKGRYRGQRQKWFAVRFTGKDSEINVEKPGGGGHKAEFVSWRWEPMKNLPSLIIPFKRPVYERVVKEFSALADD; this is encoded by the coding sequence ATGGCGCGTTACGAGGATCTGCCCTACCGAACCTGCGTCGGTGTGATGCTGATCAATCAAAAAGGCCTGGTGTTCATCGGCCGCCGCGCCGGCGGCGTCGAGCATGTCGACGACAGCCATGTCTGGCAGATGCCGCAAGGCGGCGTCGATCCCGGCGAGGACAATTGGGAAGCCGCCAAGCGCGAGCTCTATGAAGAAACCAGCGTGCGCTCGATCGAGCGGCTCGGCGAGGTTCCGGACTGGCTGATCTACGACATCCCCCGCACGGTGGCGGGGCGCGCCTGGAAGGGCCGCTACCGCGGCCAGCGCCAGAAATGGTTCGCGGTGCGCTTCACCGGCAAGGACAGCGAGATCAATGTCGAGAAGCCCGGCGGCGGCGGCCACAAGGCCGAATTCGTCAGCTGGCGCTGGGAGCCGATGAAGAATCTCCCCTCGCTGATCATCCCCTTCAAGCGCCCGGTCTATGAGCGCGTGGTGAAGGAATTTTCGGCGCTCGCGGATGACTAA
- a CDS encoding murein hydrolase activator EnvC: MRAPFLNLLLMASVSGASLAQAYVSSAQAQTAAPAPQTAAVSPDAIKQREQELEAARARQKSAEEAQAKLKAEIATLGQDRTQLNQQLIDTAANVRTVETKIDEAEARLKTLNGREQEARTSLDSRRADIVEVLAALQRAGRRTPPALLVRPEDALQSLRTAMLLGAVVPELRGRAEKIASELGELVALRKSIASERDQLASDRDKIRNDQTRLTALVDERQRQQASREKDLDAENSRAITLSKQVGDLQGLIAKMEQDLQSAAKAAEKAAEAAKQAEAKAAAAAASAKPGPAVFKDRSRTSPAILFASAKGLLPLPVNGNKIRDFGGSDGVGGVQKGISLATKPGSQVTTPCDGWVVYAGPFRSYGQLLILNAGGGYHVLIAGMERISVNIGQFVLTGEPVATMGSTSQVASILATNASQPVLYVEFRKDGTPIDPGPWWAANEGEKVRG, from the coding sequence ATGCGAGCGCCGTTTCTCAATTTGCTGCTGATGGCGAGCGTCTCGGGCGCAAGCCTCGCGCAAGCTTACGTAAGCTCCGCACAAGCTCAGACCGCAGCACCGGCGCCGCAGACTGCCGCCGTCTCTCCCGACGCGATCAAGCAGCGCGAGCAGGAACTGGAAGCCGCGCGCGCGAGGCAGAAGAGCGCGGAGGAAGCGCAGGCCAAGCTCAAGGCCGAGATCGCCACGCTCGGCCAGGATCGCACCCAGCTCAATCAGCAGTTGATCGACACCGCCGCCAATGTCCGCACCGTCGAGACCAAGATCGACGAAGCCGAGGCGCGGCTGAAGACGCTGAACGGCCGCGAGCAGGAGGCGCGCACCTCGCTCGATTCGCGCCGTGCCGACATCGTCGAGGTGCTGGCCGCCCTGCAGCGCGCCGGACGGCGGACGCCGCCGGCGCTGCTGGTGCGCCCCGAAGATGCACTGCAGTCGCTGCGCACCGCGATGCTGCTCGGCGCCGTCGTGCCGGAATTGCGCGGCCGCGCCGAAAAGATCGCAAGCGAGCTCGGCGAGCTCGTGGCCTTGCGCAAGAGCATCGCGAGCGAACGCGACCAGCTCGCCTCCGACCGCGACAAGATCCGCAACGACCAGACCCGGCTCACGGCCCTGGTCGACGAGCGGCAGCGCCAGCAGGCCTCGCGCGAGAAGGATCTCGACGCGGAGAATTCGCGTGCCATCACGCTGTCAAAGCAGGTCGGCGATCTCCAGGGGTTGATCGCCAAGATGGAGCAGGACCTGCAAAGCGCGGCCAAGGCGGCCGAGAAGGCGGCCGAGGCCGCCAAGCAGGCCGAGGCGAAGGCGGCCGCAGCCGCCGCCAGTGCCAAGCCCGGCCCGGCCGTGTTCAAGGACCGCTCCCGGACCAGCCCGGCCATCCTGTTCGCGTCGGCCAAGGGGCTCCTGCCGCTGCCGGTTAACGGTAACAAGATCAGGGACTTTGGCGGTTCCGACGGGGTCGGCGGGGTCCAGAAGGGCATTTCGCTGGCCACCAAGCCCGGCTCTCAGGTCACGACGCCCTGCGACGGCTGGGTGGTTTATGCCGGCCCGTTCCGCAGCTATGGACAACTCTTGATCCTCAACGCCGGGGGCGGGTATCATGTCCTGATCGCCGGGATGGAGCGCATTTCGGTCAACATCGGTCAGTTTGTGCTCACGGGGGAGCCGGTCGCGACCATGGGGTCGACATCTCAAGTCGCCTCCATTCTCGCCACGAACGCGAGTCAACCTGTGCTGTATGTCGAGTTCCGGAAAGACGGCACTCCAATCGATCCAGGCCCATGGTGGGCCGCAAATGAAGGCGAGAAGGTTCGCGGATGA
- the atpD gene encoding F0F1 ATP synthase subunit beta: MAAQVGRVTQVIGAVVDVQFEGHLPAILNSLETKNGGNRLVLEVAQHLGESTVRTIAMDTTEGLVRGQEVTDTGSPIRVPVGEGTLGRIINVIGEPIDEAGPVKTDGLRAIHQEAPTYTDQSTEAEILVTGIKVVDLLAPYAKGGKIGLFGGAGVGKTVLIQELINNVAKAHGGYSVFAGVGERTREGNDLYHEFIESKVNADPKNPDPSVKSKCALVFGQMNEPPGARARVALTGLTIAEDFRDQGQDVLFFVDNIFRFTQAGSEVSALLGRIPSAVGYQPTLATDMGALQERITTTQKGSITSVQAIYVPADDLTDPAPATSFAHLDATTTLSRSIAEKGIYPAVDPLDSTSRMLSPLVVGEEHYAVARQVQQVLQRYKALQDIIAILGMDELSEEDKLTVARARKVERFMSQPFHVAEIFTGSPGKFVDLADTIKGFKGLVEGKYDHLPEAAFYMVGTIEEAVEKGKKLAAEAA, translated from the coding sequence ATGGCAGCCCAGGTCGGTCGCGTCACCCAGGTCATCGGCGCCGTCGTCGACGTGCAGTTCGAAGGCCACCTCCCGGCCATTCTCAACTCGCTCGAGACCAAGAACGGCGGCAACCGCCTGGTGCTCGAAGTCGCCCAGCATCTCGGTGAGTCCACCGTCCGCACCATCGCGATGGACACCACCGAAGGTCTGGTCCGCGGCCAGGAAGTCACCGACACCGGTTCGCCGATCCGCGTTCCCGTCGGCGAAGGCACGCTCGGCCGCATCATCAACGTCATCGGCGAGCCGATCGACGAAGCTGGTCCCGTCAAGACCGATGGCCTGCGCGCGATCCACCAGGAAGCGCCGACCTACACCGACCAGTCGACCGAGGCTGAAATTCTCGTCACCGGCATCAAGGTCGTCGACCTGCTCGCGCCTTACGCCAAGGGCGGCAAGATCGGCCTGTTCGGCGGCGCCGGCGTCGGCAAGACCGTGCTGATTCAGGAGCTGATCAACAACGTCGCGAAGGCGCACGGCGGTTACTCGGTGTTCGCCGGCGTCGGCGAGCGCACCCGCGAGGGCAACGACCTCTATCACGAGTTCATCGAGTCCAAGGTCAACGCCGATCCGAAGAATCCCGATCCGAGCGTGAAGTCGAAATGCGCGTTGGTGTTCGGCCAGATGAACGAGCCCCCGGGCGCCCGCGCCCGCGTCGCGCTCACGGGTCTGACCATCGCCGAAGACTTCCGCGACCAGGGCCAGGACGTGTTGTTCTTCGTCGACAACATCTTCCGCTTCACCCAGGCCGGTTCGGAAGTGTCGGCGCTGCTCGGCCGTATTCCTTCGGCGGTGGGTTATCAGCCGACGCTCGCCACCGACATGGGCGCGCTGCAGGAGCGCATCACCACCACCCAGAAGGGCTCGATCACCTCGGTGCAGGCCATCTACGTTCCGGCCGACGACTTGACCGACCCGGCGCCGGCGACCTCGTTCGCGCATCTTGACGCGACCACCACGCTGTCGCGCTCGATCGCTGAAAAGGGCATCTATCCGGCGGTGGACCCGCTCGACTCGACCTCGCGCATGCTCTCCCCGCTGGTCGTCGGCGAGGAGCATTACGCGGTCGCCCGTCAGGTCCAGCAGGTGCTGCAGCGCTACAAGGCGCTCCAGGACATCATCGCCATTCTCGGCATGGACGAGCTTTCGGAAGAGGACAAGCTGACCGTGGCCCGCGCCCGCAAGGTCGAGCGCTTCATGTCGCAGCCGTTCCACGTCGCCGAAATCTTCACCGGCTCGCCCGGCAAGTTCGTCGACCTCGCCGACACCATCAAGGGCTTCAAGGGCCTGGTGGAAGGCAAGTATGACCACCTGCCGGAAGCCGCCTTCTACATGGTCGGCACCATCGAAGAGGCGGTCGAGAAGGGCAAGAAGCTGGCGGCGGAAGCGGCCTAA
- a CDS encoding S41 family peptidase has protein sequence MMRKTSVILLSAATGAALTLFATQPRAVFMGSSARAATADTYRQLNLFGDVFERVRSDYVEKPDDTKLIESAISGMLSGLDPHSSYMDAKSFRDMQVQTRGEFGGLGIEVTMEDGLIKVVSPIDDTPASRAGVMANDIITNLDDEAVQGLTLNQAVEKMRGPVNTKIKLKIIRKGQDNPIDVTLVRDNIRVRSVRARVEADDIAYIRITTFNEQTTEGLKKEVANLSGQIGDKLKGYIIDLRNNPGGLLEEAVTVSDSFLEKGEIVSTRGRNAEETQRRTAHAGDLTKGKPVIVLVNGGSASASEIVAGALQDHKRATIVGTRSFGKGSVQTIIPLGSGNGALRLTTARYYTPSGKSIQAKGIVPDIEVLQDVPDELKSRTDTKGEASLRGHLKNDGDEKTGSQSYVPPDAKDDKALKLADDLLHGIKNSASAAPTPGSDNKTAPADKPKAAN, from the coding sequence ATGATGCGCAAGACTTCAGTTATCCTCCTCAGCGCGGCCACCGGCGCGGCGCTGACGCTGTTCGCGACGCAGCCGCGTGCGGTGTTCATGGGCTCCAGCGCGCGCGCCGCGACCGCTGACACCTATCGCCAGCTCAATCTGTTCGGCGACGTGTTCGAGCGCGTGCGCTCGGACTATGTCGAGAAGCCCGACGATACCAAGCTGATCGAATCCGCCATCAGCGGCATGCTCTCCGGCCTCGATCCGCATTCGAGCTACATGGACGCCAAGAGCTTCCGCGACATGCAGGTGCAGACCCGCGGCGAGTTCGGCGGCCTCGGCATCGAGGTCACGATGGAAGACGGCCTTATCAAGGTGGTCTCGCCGATCGACGATACGCCCGCCTCGCGCGCCGGCGTCATGGCCAACGACATCATCACCAATCTCGACGACGAGGCGGTGCAGGGCCTGACCCTGAACCAGGCGGTCGAGAAGATGCGCGGCCCCGTCAACACCAAGATCAAGCTCAAGATCATCCGCAAGGGCCAGGACAATCCGATCGACGTCACCCTGGTGCGCGACAACATTCGCGTCCGTTCGGTGCGCGCACGCGTCGAGGCTGACGACATCGCCTATATCCGCATCACCACCTTCAACGAGCAGACCACCGAAGGCCTGAAGAAGGAGGTCGCGAATCTCTCCGGCCAGATCGGCGACAAGCTGAAGGGCTACATCATCGACCTCCGCAACAATCCGGGCGGCCTGCTCGAGGAGGCCGTCACCGTGTCCGACTCGTTCCTGGAGAAGGGCGAGATCGTGTCGACCCGCGGCCGCAATGCCGAGGAGACCCAGCGCCGCACCGCGCATGCCGGCGACCTCACCAAGGGCAAGCCTGTCATCGTGCTCGTCAACGGCGGTTCGGCCTCGGCCTCGGAAATCGTCGCTGGCGCGCTGCAGGACCACAAGCGCGCGACCATCGTCGGCACGCGCTCCTTCGGCAAGGGCTCGGTGCAGACCATCATCCCGCTCGGCTCTGGCAACGGCGCGCTGCGCCTGACCACGGCGCGCTATTACACGCCGTCAGGCAAGTCGATCCAGGCCAAGGGCATCGTGCCCGACATCGAAGTGCTACAGGACGTGCCGGACGAGCTGAAGTCGCGTACCGATACCAAGGGCGAAGCTTCGCTGCGCGGTCACCTCAAGAACGACGGCGACGAGAAGACCGGCTCGCAGTCCTATGTCCCGCCGGATGCCAAGGACGACAAGGCGCTCAAGCTCGCCGACGACCTGCTCCACGGCATCAAGAACAGCGCCTCCGCGGCGCCCACGCCGGGCAGCGACAACAAGACTGCGCCCGCGGACAAGCCCAAGGCGGCGAACTAA
- the rsfS gene encoding ribosome silencing factor gives MKAQPDADKTLSLILSRLEDMKAEETVTIDLRGKSAYSDYMIVTTGRVNRHVGAIAENVAKGLKENGIKNIHVEGLPNCDWVLIDSGDVIVHVFRPEVREFYNLERLYTQGPGAAKAI, from the coding sequence TTGAAGGCGCAACCCGACGCCGACAAGACGCTGAGCCTGATCCTCTCCCGCCTCGAGGATATGAAGGCGGAAGAGACGGTCACCATCGACCTTCGCGGCAAATCGGCGTACTCCGACTACATGATCGTCACCACCGGCCGGGTGAACCGGCATGTCGGTGCGATCGCGGAGAACGTCGCCAAGGGCCTCAAGGAAAACGGCATCAAGAACATCCATGTCGAGGGCTTGCCCAATTGCGACTGGGTGTTGATCGATTCCGGCGATGTGATCGTGCACGTGTTCAGACCCGAGGTCCGCGAGTTCTACAATCTGGAAAGATTGTACACGCAGGGCCCAGGGGCGGCGAAGGCGATCTAG
- a CDS encoding RNA pyrophosphohydrolase, giving the protein MTNEKPYRPNVGIALFNADGHVLVGHRFKGDGPEIILPGLDWQMPQGGVDEGENLRDAAMRELWEETNVVSAEFLGETDWFTYEFPPYDGPQTHRLAKFRGQRQKWFALRFTGKDDEIDPLTPRNGQPAEFDAWRWERLDRVADIVVPFRREVYRAVAQSFAPFAK; this is encoded by the coding sequence GTGACCAACGAAAAGCCCTACCGCCCGAATGTGGGCATCGCGCTGTTCAATGCCGACGGCCATGTGCTGGTCGGCCACCGCTTCAAGGGCGACGGCCCCGAGATCATCCTGCCCGGGCTTGACTGGCAGATGCCGCAAGGCGGCGTCGACGAGGGCGAGAATCTGCGCGACGCCGCCATGCGCGAGCTCTGGGAGGAAACCAACGTCGTCAGCGCTGAATTCCTCGGCGAGACCGACTGGTTCACCTATGAATTCCCGCCCTATGACGGCCCGCAGACACATCGGCTGGCGAAGTTCCGCGGCCAGCGCCAGAAATGGTTCGCGCTGCGCTTCACCGGCAAGGACGATGAGATCGACCCGCTGACGCCGCGCAACGGCCAGCCCGCGGAGTTCGATGCCTGGCGCTGGGAGCGCCTCGACCGCGTCGCCGATATCGTGGTGCCGTTCCGTCGCGAGGTCTATCGCGCGGTAGCGCAATCGTTCGCGCCCTTCGCCAAATGA